The following proteins are encoded in a genomic region of Camelus ferus isolate YT-003-E chromosome 8, BCGSAC_Cfer_1.0, whole genome shotgun sequence:
- the GABRR2 gene encoding gamma-aminobutyric acid receptor subunit rho-2, which produces MPYFTRLILFLFCLMVLVESRKPKKRRWTGQLETSKPSHLHKKNFDMTKIPNGKPQPLLRVDDHDFTMRPAFGGPAIPVGMDVQVESLDSISEVDMDFTMTLYLRHYWKDERLAFPSTSNKSMTFDGRLVKKIWVPDVFFVHSKRSFIHDTTTDNIMLRVFPDGQVLYSMRITVTAMCNMDFSHFPLDSQTCSLELESYAYTDEDLMLYWKNGDESLKTDEKISLSQFLIQKFHTTSRLAFYSSTGWYNRLYINFTLRRHIFFFLLQTYFPATLMVMLSWVSFWIDRRAVPARVSLGITTVLTMSTIITGVNASMPRVSYIKAVDIYLWVSFVFVFLSVLEYAAVNYLTTVQERKERKLQEKFPCMCGMLPSRTMTLDGSYSESEANSLAGYPRSHILTEEERQDKIVVHLALSNESNSSRKKGLLKGQMGRRIFQNTHAIDKYSRLIFPASYIFFNLIYWSVFA; this is translated from the exons TCACCTACATAAGAAGAACTTCGACATGACCAAAATCCCAAATGGAAAACCTCAGCCGCTTCTCAGAGTGGATGACCATGACTTCACTATGAGGCCCGCCTTTGGAG GCCCTGCTATCCCGGTGGGCATGGATGTGCAGGTGGAGAGCCTGGACAGCATCTCAGAGGTGGACATG GACTTCACCATGACCTTGTACCTGCGGCATTACTGGAAGGATGAGCGGCTGGCCTTCCCCAGCACCAGCAACAAGAGCATGACCTTCGACGGCCGGCTGGTGAAGAAGATCTGGGTCCCCGATGTCTTCTTTGTTCACTCCAAAAGGTCATTCATCCACGACACCACCACAGACAACATCATGCTGAGGGTGTTCCCGGATGGGCAGGTGCTGTACAGCATGAG GATTACGGTCACTGCCATGTGCAACATGGACTTCAGCCACTTTCCCCTGGACTCCCAGACCTGTTCTTTGGAGCTGGAAAGCT ATGCATACACGGATGAAGATCTGATGCTGTATTGGAAGAATGGGGACGAATCCCTGAAAACAGATGAGAAGATCTCCCTGTctcagtttctgattcagaaatTTCACACCACGTCCAGACTGGCCTTCTACAGCAGCACTG GCTGGTACAACCGTCTGTACATTAACTTCACGTTACGTCGCCACATCTTCTTCTTCTTGCTCCAAACCTACTTCCCTGCCACCCTGATGGTCATGCTGTCCTGGGTGTCCTTCTGGATCGACCGCAGAGCCGTGCCCGCCAGAGTCTCACTGG GGATCACCACGGTGCTGACCATGTCCACCATCATCACCGGCGTGAACGCCTCCATGCCCCGCGTCTCCTACATCAAGGCGGTGGACATCTACCTCTGGGTCAGCTTCGTGTTCGTGTTCCTCTCGGTGCTGGAGTACGCAGCCGTCAACTACCTGACCACTgtgcaggagaggaaggagaggaagctgCAGGAGAAG TTCCCTTGCATGTGTGGAATGCTTCCCTCAAGAACCATGACGCTGGATGGAAGCTACAGTGAGTCTGAGGCCAACAGCCTGGCAGGGTACCCACGAAGCCACATTCtcacagaagaagaaaggcaAGACAAAATAGTGGTCCACCTGGCCCTGAGCAATGAATCCAACTCCTCCAGGAAGAAGGGGCTTCTGAAGGGCCAGATGGGTCGTCGCATCTTCCAGAACACCCACGCCATTGACAAATACTCCCGGTTGATATTCCCGGCCTCTTACatatttttcaacttaatttaTTGGTCAGTGTTTGCCTAG